Proteins encoded in a region of the Metamycoplasma alkalescens genome:
- a CDS encoding DUF885 family protein: protein MPSKIKKGLIATGIVAAVIAVPAALTLIPYSIQKSAFNKIIAKNNELIEQYKKSEQEFLVKYNEKRKRISETKNEIAALEDEYNEKINQENPNQEEIKGLQEQIAKSKEKIQKLENEYQEGIFKFVLPSLEKLAREGNSKHTEDIIKYTALYIVNKHKQFNTKLEDLGKSVDLYYPKEEEATRISRFYQGWINELNKISKINLNVTSTAWVSGLKYEWEIAKDIYASELRLIGVFLEWGIPSAYPANIFYGTFNKFVGDKAEKVQRNLEEGIEKGIILSKVVIKNNIRGFLTAFYQDELLNFLRSRENEKTVLDIIKSSTKVDPKTKAFHEFYVTKYYQASKHGLGENIKELKILKENSINEVEDTIEILNQNRRIQKIYGLGLTKKDLDARDVGLSGMPIQGKKEQGQRLYDTILKLSTTSNYSSQEVFDSGYETTKTALKNMEIAAKAVAKLITGEDSGAWEPTIQYNPKGVSGKRVNNVQLKIRDEEGNINLSEFNKWMNQEQFFFGREGKEYYNQDKRNELLNDPNLKESIANLDKLGYAHLKDSKDPYGTITNEQFYLGALEGFKAYQQFRKTTIDEGFSYFPKQVPNYGITIYEFKDREKSGVGAYNGERQSEANTFGSFIFNADPYYGLPKWSVTSFANHESVMGHHNQIYYAEKFLKTINGQTIGNIFNYTSYIEGWALFMEWFGIEAGLYGEPDFENKDYYASPKDFTKAKGITSFIKAKKVEDVTKDETKQMKELHGGVYWNLVASVKKINNEKEHTLKAAELTNILQYYGALNEAQLRNMRRAVDTAYHGNVKGEADLPKNPSISDIRNFLKNNSALGIGDITAESKRYLNLPGQSTSYNAGKEEMLNLYDKVRKSKNLSRKDFVSNKENIKEFLNLMLETGALPLDALKEITELHYNL, encoded by the coding sequence ATGCCATCAAAAATAAAAAAAGGGTTAATTGCAACAGGTATTGTTGCAGCAGTCATTGCAGTTCCTGCAGCATTAACTTTAATCCCATATTCAATTCAAAAAAGTGCTTTTAATAAAATCATTGCAAAAAACAATGAATTGATTGAACAATACAAAAAAAGTGAACAAGAATTCCTTGTTAAATATAATGAAAAAAGAAAGAGAATTTCAGAAACAAAAAATGAAATAGCAGCATTAGAAGATGAATATAATGAAAAAATAAATCAAGAAAATCCAAATCAAGAAGAAATTAAAGGATTGCAAGAGCAAATTGCTAAATCTAAAGAAAAAATTCAAAAATTAGAAAATGAATACCAAGAAGGAATTTTTAAGTTTGTTCTTCCTTCATTAGAAAAATTAGCAAGAGAAGGTAATTCAAAACACACTGAAGACATTATTAAATATACTGCTTTATATATTGTTAACAAACATAAGCAATTTAACACGAAATTAGAAGATTTAGGCAAAAGTGTTGATTTATATTATCCAAAAGAAGAAGAAGCAACCCGAATTTCAAGATTTTATCAAGGGTGAATCAATGAATTAAATAAAATTAGCAAAATTAATTTAAATGTGACCTCAACTGCATGAGTAAGTGGTTTAAAATATGAATGAGAAATTGCTAAGGATATTTATGCATCAGAATTACGATTGATTGGTGTTTTCTTAGAATGAGGAATTCCAAGTGCTTATCCAGCAAACATCTTTTATGGAACATTTAATAAATTTGTTGGTGATAAAGCTGAAAAAGTTCAAAGAAATCTTGAAGAAGGAATTGAAAAAGGAATCATTTTATCAAAAGTTGTCATTAAAAACAACATTCGCGGATTTTTAACTGCCTTTTACCAAGATGAACTACTTAATTTTTTAAGAAGTAGAGAAAATGAAAAAACTGTTTTAGATATTATTAAATCTAGTACAAAAGTTGATCCTAAAACCAAGGCATTCCATGAATTTTATGTTACTAAATACTATCAAGCATCAAAACATGGATTGGGTGAAAACATCAAGGAATTAAAAATTCTAAAGGAAAATTCAATTAATGAAGTTGAAGACACAATTGAAATTCTTAATCAAAATAGAAGAATTCAGAAAATTTATGGTTTAGGATTAACCAAAAAAGACTTAGATGCAAGAGATGTTGGTTTAAGTGGTATGCCAATTCAAGGTAAAAAAGAACAAGGGCAAAGACTATATGACACAATTTTAAAATTGTCAACAACCTCAAATTATTCATCACAAGAAGTCTTTGATTCAGGTTATGAAACAACGAAAACTGCCTTAAAAAATATGGAAATTGCCGCTAAAGCAGTAGCAAAATTAATCACTGGTGAAGACAGTGGTGCATGAGAGCCAACTATCCAATACAACCCTAAGGGGGTTAGTGGAAAAAGAGTAAATAATGTTCAACTAAAAATTCGTGATGAAGAAGGTAACATTAATCTTTCTGAATTTAACAAATGAATGAACCAAGAACAATTTTTCTTTGGCCGTGAAGGCAAAGAATATTACAATCAAGACAAAAGAAATGAATTATTAAATGACCCAAATTTAAAAGAATCAATTGCAAATTTAGATAAATTAGGATATGCCCATTTAAAAGATTCAAAAGATCCATATGGCACAATCACAAATGAACAATTTTATTTAGGAGCCCTAGAAGGATTTAAAGCATATCAACAATTTAGAAAAACAACAATTGATGAAGGATTTAGTTATTTCCCAAAACAAGTTCCTAACTATGGAATTACAATTTATGAATTTAAAGATCGTGAAAAATCTGGAGTTGGAGCTTACAATGGTGAAAGACAATCTGAAGCAAATACTTTTGGATCATTTATCTTCAATGCTGATCCATACTATGGTCTTCCAAAATGATCAGTAACTTCATTTGCTAACCACGAAAGTGTGATGGGACATCATAACCAAATTTATTATGCTGAAAAATTCTTAAAAACAATCAATGGTCAAACAATTGGAAATATCTTTAATTATACTTCATACATTGAAGGATGAGCATTGTTCATGGAATGATTTGGAATTGAAGCTGGATTATATGGTGAACCTGATTTTGAAAACAAAGATTACTATGCTAGTCCAAAAGATTTCACCAAAGCAAAAGGAATAACAAGTTTCATCAAAGCTAAAAAAGTTGAAGATGTAACAAAAGATGAAACCAAACAAATGAAGGAATTGCATGGTGGTGTTTATTGAAACTTAGTTGCTTCAGTCAAAAAAATTAATAATGAAAAAGAACATACCCTAAAAGCCGCAGAATTAACAAACATTCTTCAATACTACGGAGCTTTGAATGAAGCTCAATTACGTAACATGAGACGTGCTGTTGATACTGCATACCATGGTAATGTTAAAGGTGAAGCTGACTTACCAAAAAATCCTTCAATTTCAGACATCAGAAACTTCTTAAAAAACAATTCAGCATTAGGGATTGGAGATATTACAGCAGAATCAAAACGTTATTTAAATCTTCCTGGTCAATCAACTTCATATAATGCTGGTAAAGAAGAGATGTTAAACTTATATGACAAAGTTAGAAAATCAAAAAATCTTTCAAGAAAAGACTTTGTTTCAAATAAAGAAAACATTAAAGAATTTTTAAATCTAATGTTAGAAACTGGTGCACTACCGCTTGATGCACTAAAAGAAATTACTGAATTACATTACAATTTATAA